A stretch of the Diadema setosum chromosome 16, eeDiaSeto1, whole genome shotgun sequence genome encodes the following:
- the LOC140239709 gene encoding uncharacterized protein: MQTTTTTYPAQTVVLQQPQPVQYVAVQQQPQQRSNFNGSAGRSTGWIQLCCGIGSVIVAIAQFVLPTSISYVAYGIWAAVLFYIPAGILGIVSGNKNTCVIVGYMVMSILSSMIAVGMLITGAVGATISSYIYCEWYNDYCDQSLRDARVAADAILSILGFTEFIVSIVGSAFCCGAVCCSTQTTQHTTVVSHHQPTPMVVTTVNPATQYGQPPPYNQAQMYNPPQPPVYPQPMYQPQAPYNPSLQVAVPAPIH; this comes from the exons ATGCAAACGACGACCACCACTTACCCGGCTCAGACGGTTGTCCTGCAGCAGCCGCAGCCCGTCCAATACGTCGCCGTCCAGCAACAGCCGCAGCAGCGGTCAAACTTCAACGGGTCGGCGGGCCGGTCCACGGGATGGATTCAACTGTGCTGCGGTATCGGCTCGGTGATCGTGGCCATCGCTCAATTCGTTCTCCCAACGTCTATCTCGTATGTCGCCTACGGCATATGGGCAGCCGTGCTG TTTTACATACCAGCTGGAATCCTAGGTATCGTCAGCGGCAACAAGAATACCTGCGTT ATCGTTGGCTACATGGTGATGTCGATTCTATCTTCCATGATTGCTGTTGGAATGCTGATTACCGGAGCCGTAGGGGCCACTATCAGTAGCTACATCTACTGCGAATGGTACAATGACTACTGCGACCAATCACTTAGG GATGCACGTGTGGCGGCAGACGCCATTCTCTCAATCCTGGGGTTCACCGAATTCATCGTGTCCATCGTCGGCTCGGCTTTCTGCTGTGGCGCCGTCTGCTGTTCAACCCAGACAACACAGCACACGACAGTG GTATCTCACCATCAGCCGACGCCCATGGTTGTGACTACTGTTAATCCTGCGA cTCAATATGGACAGCCTCCTCCGTACAACCAGGCCCAGATGTACAACCCTCCACAGCCTCCTGTCTACCCGCAGCCGATGTACCAGCCGCAGGCTCCCTACAACCCCTCACTCCAGGTTGCTGTACCAGCTCCAATCCACTAA